AAAGTCATGAACCTTTTACATCTCGAAACTAGCCCATATTTATTGCAACACCAAAACAATCCGATTTATTGGAAAGCTTGGAATGCAAAAACCTTAGCGCAAGCCAAACAAGAAAATAAATTACTTTTGGTTTCTGTTGGTTATTCTGCCTGCCATTGGTGCCATGTTATGGAACACGAATGTTTTGAAGATGATGAAGTTGCTCAGGTTATGAATGCGCATTATGTAGCAATAAAGGTAGATCGTGAAGAACGCCCCGATGTAGATGCCATTTATATGAAAGCTTTACAATTAATGACACGTCAAGGCGGTTGGCCCTTAAACGTAGTTTGCTTGCCAGACGGACGACCAATATGGGGAGCAACTTATGTAAACAAATTAGAATGGATAGATACGCTGCAACAACTACAAAATTTGTTTGAAACCAATTACGAGAAAGTTTTAGATTATGCCGAAAAATTACAATTAGGCATTAATCATATCGGCTTGGTAGAAAACAAAGATGTAGCACCAAATAATTTAGATAGCAAACAAATAGAACCTTTACTTAAAAACTGGAAACGCAGTTTTGATTGGGATTATGGCGGACCAGCCAGAGCACCAAAATTTATGATGCCAACCAATTTAAACTTTTTACAAAGTTATGGCAGTTTAAAGCAGGATAATGAATTACTTGACTACGTAGATTTAACATTAACCAAAATGGCTCAGGGCGGCTTATTTGATGTGGTAGAAGGTGGTTTTTCTCGTTACTCGGTAGATATGCGTTGGCACATTCCGCATTTCGAAAAAATGTTGTACGATAACGGACAACTTTTAGAAACTTATGCTAATGCATACAAACGCACCAAAAATGAAAACTATAAAACCGTTTGCGAAAAAAACATAAAGTTTATAGAAACAAATTGGCTGGCTCCAAATGGTTTGGTTTATAGCGCTTATGATGCCGATAGCTTAAATGACCAAAATAAAATGCAAGAAGGTGCATTTTATTTTTGGACAAAAAAAGA
This genomic window from Flavobacterium agricola contains:
- a CDS encoding thioredoxin domain-containing protein; this translates as MNLLHLETSPYLLQHQNNPIYWKAWNAKTLAQAKQENKLLLVSVGYSACHWCHVMEHECFEDDEVAQVMNAHYVAIKVDREERPDVDAIYMKALQLMTRQGGWPLNVVCLPDGRPIWGATYVNKLEWIDTLQQLQNLFETNYEKVLDYAEKLQLGINHIGLVENKDVAPNNLDSKQIEPLLKNWKRSFDWDYGGPARAPKFMMPTNLNFLQSYGSLKQDNELLDYVDLTLTKMAQGGLFDVVEGGFSRYSVDMRWHIPHFEKMLYDNGQLLETYANAYKRTKNENYKTVCEKNIKFIETNWLAPNGLVYSAYDADSLNDQNKMQEGAFYFWTKKELKHLLKDDFNWFELLYNVNDFGFWEDDFYVLIQSQSIAQIAEQVQIPLAELEIKNKEALNLLKQHRLANRQKPGLDDKCLTSWNAMWVIGLLTCYEAFKNENYINLAKQTLDAILNKMLNPDTGILYRNAKNNNVNISGFLEDYAFTTKALLKMYQNTLQESYLQTAKQFTDYCLDHFYEPQIGLFEFKNKQDEALIAKHYEIEDNVVPSANAIMGQNLWILHLIYQHDFYKSTAIKMLQLVIPSIDYASAFSDWLQLLLWVQNDAEHVIFTGKDAKEHVLNELEKWQHSVGIWGTTTTSSLPIFSLKHDANKNQKFICNNTSCQVHEVI